The genomic interval TTGAAGCGCGGCGGCCGGCCCCACACCGACCACAGCACGAACAGGCCGACGCCGAGCCGCAGGATGGCGGAGGGCAGGGTGACGACGATGCTGCCGCCGATGGCGGCGCCGAACACCGCGCCGAGCGTGAACCAGAGCATGATGTCCCAGTGGACGTGCTTCAGCAGCACCAGGGCCCGGCCGGCATTCGAGCCGAGTTGGACGACGCCGTGCACCGGAATGAGGGCCGCCGCCGGCATGACGTTGGCCATCACCGCCAGCAGGGCGATTCCGCCGCCGAGGCCGAGCGCGGCGGTGATCGCTGAGGTGACGAAACTTGCCGCGATCAGCACAGCGGAAGTGAACGTGGACAGGCTGTCCGGCAGCAGAAGGGCGAGAAGGGAGTCCATGGTGGGATCCGGATCCGGTGGGATCCGGCAAGTCTCGCCCAGCCGCCGCCGGAATGCAATCATTGTATACTCATGTATCCAATGACCTTGCGCCACTTCGGGAAGCGGCCGTCGGCGGCGCGTCTCAACAGGCGGGACCGGTGCAGATACGAACGGTGCGCGCGGCCTTTTCCGCCACGCCGGATTCGGTCGCCGCATCGGCGAGGCTCGGGCCGAATGTCGCGGCGATGACGCCGTCGGGCGCCGCCTTGGCGTCGGTCTTGAGTCGGGCGATCTGGCGAACCAGCAGGTCGTGGTTCTCGATCGCGACGCCCTGCGGCAGATGCAGGATGGCCACGGAACAGCTCAGCAGCGGAAAGCGGCGTTCCAGGCCGGAGCGGTCACGCGCGGTGATGAAGCCGGTCTCGCGATGCTCCGCATCGTAGAAGCTTTCGGCCTGGTGGCGGAACTCGTCGCGCAGGCCGGCCATCATCTGCACCACGGCGGCCACGTCGCGGTTCTTCAGGCCGATGAAGAAGTCGTCGCCGCCGACATGGCCGGCGAAGGCGCGCGACGGGCCGGCGAGGCGCTTGATCAGTTCGGAGAACAGCAGCAGGGCCCGGTCGCCGGTGCGGAAGCCGTAGGTGTCGTTGAACGGCTTGAAGTTGTCGAGGTCGATGTAGCAGAAGCTGCGGTCGGCGGCCGAGGCCGAGGCCTCCTCGAACACGAAGGCGGTCACCGACAGGTTGCCGGGCAGCTTGGTCAGCGGGTTCTGGTCTTCCGCCGCCCGCATGCGGATCTCGTTGGCGATCTTCAGCAGCGAGCTGGTGGTCAGGAAGCCGTAGTACTTGCCGTTCTTCGTGATGATCACGCCGGCGGTCTTGTCGTCGTCGGTCGCGGTCATGCCGATCAGGTGGTCGAGGCGGGAATGCAGGTCGGCGACGGGACAGCGGTGCAGGAAGTTGCGGAGCTGGTTGTTGACCGACTTGTTGCGCAGCAGATCCTGGCCGAATGGCAGATAGATCAGGTTCTTGATGTCCGATTCCTGGATCAGGCCGCGCGGTTCGCCGGCGGCGTTGATGACCGGGATGAACGGATGGGCGCGCCCGGCCCGCAGCAGGGCGAGCACATCGTCCATGCGCGCGGTGTCGCGCAGCGCCACCAGCGGGCGGATCTCGCGCCGGATCAGCTGTTCGTCGGACTTGAGGCTGCGGTGGTGGCTGGCCTGCGTCGCGGCGAACTGCTCGTAGCGCGGCCGCGCCTCGTCGAGGCAGGTGAACGGCCGGGAAACCAGGTAGCCCTGGAACAGGTCGCAGCCGATCTGGCGGCAGACGGCGAGCTCCGCCTCCGTCTCGACGCCCTCCGCGACCACGCGCATGCCGAGCACATGGGCCAGATCGACCATGGATGTCACCAGCAGGCGCTTGCGCGCGTCGTTCTGGATCGCCTGGACGAAGAAACGGTCGACCTTCAGGATGTCCGGCTCGATATCGTAGAGGCTTTTCAACTGCGAATAGCCCTTGCCGAAATCGTCGATGGCAATCGCGAAATCGAGCGCGCGCGCCTTGCCGACGAAGTCGCCGAGGCGAGACAGCGTAGAGGTGTCGTTGGTCTCGGAGATCTCCAGGCAGACGCTGGATGGCGCTAGCCTGTGCTGCGACAGGAGTGTGGCCGTATCCTGCAGCAGGAAGCCCGGCGTCTCGAGCAGACGGAGATCGACGTTAAGGAACAGCCGCGTCGCCTTGCGCTCGCGGATGCCGGCGTATTTCTCGATCGCCATGCGCCGCAGCAGCAGTTCCAGCGGCGCCAGGCAGCCCAGGTCATGGGCTAGGTCAAAGACGGCGCCGGGCGTCGCGCAGTCGAGCTGGTCGACGTTGCGCAGCAGCGCCTCGTAGCCATAGACGTCGCCCGTGTGGGTGTCGACGATCGGCTGCAGGGCGTAGTCGAGGACGGCGGCCGCGTTGGTCAGGAAGATTTGCGGATTTCTGTCCAGCCGCAACGCCCCGGTCCATTCCTGATTGATTGCGTTCACGTCCAGCCCGTCCTTGAACAAGGTCAACCCCAGGGCGAGACGATAGCGCCAGACGACACGATTTGTGTGACAGTTGCGTGTCTAATATTTTGATTTGGTTAGCAAATCTCTTATGAAAGGCAAGGGTCGCAGCGCGTCCTTTGCGTGTAGTCAGGCCTCGGACACCATCTGCCGCAGCGTCTTCCCGGGATTTCCAGGGGGGGGCACGTCGGCTGAGGTTCAGGCGGCGGCCGGCAGCGCGGTCTCGACCAGCTTGACCCAGTAGGAACAGCCGACGGGAATGAGGTCGTCGTTGAAGTCGTAGCGCGGGTGGTGCAGGCCGGCGCTGTTGCCGTTGCCGGCGAAGATGAAGGCGCCCGGCCGCTGCTCCAGCATGTAGGAGAAGTCCTCGCCGCCCATCATCGGCGACACCTTGCGGTTGACCTTTCCGGGACCCGAAATGCCTTCGGCGATCGAGGCAGCGAAGTCTGTCTGGTCCTCGTGGTTGACGGTGACCGGATAGCCGCGACGGAAGCTGACTTCCGCGCTGGCGCCGAAGCCCTCGGCGATCGAGGCGACGAGCGTGCGCAGGCGGGTCTCGGCGAGGTCGCGCATCGCCGGCGTCAGGGTGCGGATCGTGCCGCGCAACTGGGCGGTTTGCGGGATCACGTTGAAGGCCTCTCCGGCGCGGAATACGGTCACCGATACGACGACGGAGTCGAGCGGGTCGGCGGAGCGGCTGGCGATGGTCTGCAGCGCGCTGACAATCTGCGCGCCGATCACCACCGGGTCGATGGTCTCGTGCGGCTTGGCCGCATGGCCGCCGCGGCCGGTAACGGTGATGCCGAACTCGTCGGTCGCGGCCATGATCGGACCGGAGCGGATGGCGAACTCGCCGACCGGCAAGCCGGGCATGTTGTGCATGCCGTAGACCTCGTCGATCGGCCAGCGGATCATCAGCCCGTCGTCGATCATCGCCTTGGCGCCGGCGCCGCCTTCTTCGGCCGGCTGGAAGATGACCACCACCGTGCCGTCGAAGTTGCGGGTTTCGGCCAGATACTTGGCCGCACCGAGCAGCATCGAGGTGTGGCCGTCGTGGCCGCAGGCGTGCATCTTGCCCGGCGTTTTGGAGGCGTAGG from Polymorphum gilvum SL003B-26A1 carries:
- a CDS encoding M20 aminoacylase family protein, giving the protein MPIVNRIADLADEIAAWRRDFHENPEILYETVRTAGRVAELLRSFGLDEVTTGIGRTGVVGVIRGRNGGAGKTIGLRADMDALPIEEATGLPYASKTPGKMHACGHDGHTSMLLGAAKYLAETRNFDGTVVVIFQPAEEGGAGAKAMIDDGLMIRWPIDEVYGMHNMPGLPVGEFAIRSGPIMAATDEFGITVTGRGGHAAKPHETIDPVVIGAQIVSALQTIASRSADPLDSVVVSVTVFRAGEAFNVIPQTAQLRGTIRTLTPAMRDLAETRLRTLVASIAEGFGASAEVSFRRGYPVTVNHEDQTDFAASIAEGISGPGKVNRKVSPMMGGEDFSYMLEQRPGAFIFAGNGNSAGLHHPRYDFNDDLIPVGCSYWVKLVETALPAAA
- a CDS encoding sulfite exporter TauE/SafE family protein, coding for MDSLLALLLPDSLSTFTSAVLIAASFVTSAITAALGLGGGIALLAVMANVMPAAALIPVHGVVQLGSNAGRALVLLKHVHWDIMLWFTLGAVFGAAIGGSIVVTLPSAILRLGVGLFVLWSVWGRPPRFNGEAARPAMAAAGFAATLLSMFFGAAGPIGAAVLSTLGLDRHGFVANQAATALTMHVLKFAAFGVLGFAFAPWAGLIVAMVLSGFGGTVVGSRLLGRMDEKTFKKGFKLVMTLLAANLLWRAARDLLGL
- a CDS encoding bifunctional diguanylate cyclase/phosphodiesterase, which encodes MNAINQEWTGALRLDRNPQIFLTNAAAVLDYALQPIVDTHTGDVYGYEALLRNVDQLDCATPGAVFDLAHDLGCLAPLELLLRRMAIEKYAGIRERKATRLFLNVDLRLLETPGFLLQDTATLLSQHRLAPSSVCLEISETNDTSTLSRLGDFVGKARALDFAIAIDDFGKGYSQLKSLYDIEPDILKVDRFFVQAIQNDARKRLLVTSMVDLAHVLGMRVVAEGVETEAELAVCRQIGCDLFQGYLVSRPFTCLDEARPRYEQFAATQASHHRSLKSDEQLIRREIRPLVALRDTARMDDVLALLRAGRAHPFIPVINAAGEPRGLIQESDIKNLIYLPFGQDLLRNKSVNNQLRNFLHRCPVADLHSRLDHLIGMTATDDDKTAGVIITKNGKYYGFLTTSSLLKIANEIRMRAAEDQNPLTKLPGNLSVTAFVFEEASASAADRSFCYIDLDNFKPFNDTYGFRTGDRALLLFSELIKRLAGPSRAFAGHVGGDDFFIGLKNRDVAAVVQMMAGLRDEFRHQAESFYDAEHRETGFITARDRSGLERRFPLLSCSVAILHLPQGVAIENHDLLVRQIARLKTDAKAAPDGVIAATFGPSLADAATESGVAEKAARTVRICTGPAC